The Apium graveolens cultivar Ventura chromosome 11, ASM990537v1, whole genome shotgun sequence genome has a window encoding:
- the LOC141697621 gene encoding transcription factor TCP2-like: MEVDDKFPRIVINSNKVIQEMDEEEDSEAKRIASGNDFRRLCGWPSSRIVRVSRASGGKDRHSKVWTSKGLRDRRVRLSVTTAIQFYDLQDRLGYDQPSKAVEWLLRAAESSIAELPSLDSFMDMRNQVSDEMRSTGETIEHGSEVDPSFFQQQQNVSLSKSGCSSTSETSKGSGGLSVRSENRVKARERARGRAAAGKVKNESPQSFEGQPKNVKQTSSFTELLTGNFSSTNSPTGSAYRAPMEHFLSSYSGQIQMGNSHEPFSITSGDHRHPQEHHQFSFVPDNNNLIQVAAANGGNDNYNLNFSVSSGLASGYSRGTLQSNSPSMLPPHLQRFAPFDGSNVPFFISPAATKGDNHQHHPQFSAGLDAPLQLFYGDANWHSNQKGKGKN; the protein is encoded by the coding sequence ATGGAGGTGGATGATAAGTTTCCAAGAATTGTAATCAATAGTAACAAAGTTATTCAAGAAATGGATGAAGAAGAGGACTCAGAAGCGAAACGAATCGCCTCTGGAAATGATTTTCGAAGGCTTTGTGGATGGCCTTCGTCTCGAATTGTTAGGGTTTCGAGAGCTTCTGGTGGTAAAGATAGGCATAGCAAGGTCTGGACATCGAAAGGTCTCCGAGACAGACGTGTTCGTTTATCGGTCACTACAGCAATTCAGTTCTATGATTTGCAAGATCGGCTAGGTTATGATCAACCTAGTAAGGCGGTTGAGTGGTTGTTAAGAGCTGCTGAAAGTTCGATAGCTGAGTTGCCTTCACTTGACTCATTTATGGATATGCGTAatcaagttagtgatgaaatGAGATCTACTGGAGAGACTATTGAACATGGATCTGAAGTAGATCCGAGTTTTTTTCAGCAGCAGCAGAATGTTTCATTGTCGAAATCTGGGTGTAGTAGTACTTCGGAGACTAGTAAGGGCTCGGGTGGATTGTCAGTGAGGTCCGAGAATAGAGTCAAAGCTCGAGAAAGGGCACGAGGAAGAGCAGCAGCTGGGAAggtaaaaaatgaaagtccacAGTCATTTGAAGGTCAGccaaaaaatgtgaaacaaaccTCCTCCTTCACTGAACTACTAACTGGAAATTTTAGTAGTACTAATAGCCCTACTGGATCAGCTTATCGCGCTCCGATGGAACATTTCTTGAGTAGTTATTCGGGACAAATTCAGATGGGAAATTCCCATGAACCTTTTAGTATTACTTCAGGAGATCATAGACATCCCCAGGAGCATCATCAGTTTTCGTTTGTCCCGGATAATAATAATCTTATCCAAGTTGCAGCTGCTAACGGAGGAAATGACAATTACAATCTCAACTTCTCAGTCTCTTCCGGCCTTGCTTCGGGTTATAGTAGGGGGACCCTTCAGTCCAATTCACCATCAATGTTGCCTCCTCACCTTCAGAGGTTTGCTCCATTTGATGGATCCAATGTACCTTTCTTCATTAGCCCTGCGGCGACAAAGGGGGACAATCATCAACACCATCCTCAGTTTTCTGCTGGATTAGATGCACCATTGCAACTTTTCTATGGAGATGCTAACTGGCATTCAAATCAAAAGGGCAAAGGAAAGAACTAA